In one Streptomyces sp. T12 genomic region, the following are encoded:
- a CDS encoding ABC transporter permease, whose protein sequence is MSPLRSFVARRLLLGVAQTVAVVLLVFALTEALPGDAAVALAGDQPDPARIAAIREAMDLDRPAYQRLADWATGLLHGDFGTSLASGRPVTQYIADGFGPTLLLAALTVALLVPLGFGLGVLAARHEGGLIDRLVSSVTLAVYAVPEFALGVLLVTVLALKLAWLPPTAVGYGTDLLAHPAALILPVLVLLSRPVCSLSRLVRAGMVDALASPYAAHARRYGVPGARVRYTHALPNALAPAAQQLARTVDWLLCGVIVVEALFVIPGLGTVLLNAVAERDVPVVQGLAVVFGVLTVVLNLGADLVAHRLTPRAGVAA, encoded by the coding sequence ATGAGCCCCCTGCGCTCTTTCGTCGCCCGGCGCCTGCTCCTCGGTGTCGCGCAGACCGTGGCCGTCGTGCTGCTGGTCTTCGCGCTCACCGAGGCGCTGCCGGGCGACGCGGCGGTGGCCCTCGCGGGCGACCAGCCGGACCCCGCGCGCATCGCCGCGATCCGCGAGGCGATGGACCTGGACCGGCCGGCGTACCAACGGCTGGCCGACTGGGCGACCGGCCTGCTGCACGGCGACTTCGGCACGTCGCTGGCCTCCGGCCGCCCGGTCACGCAGTACATCGCCGACGGCTTCGGGCCGACCCTGCTCCTGGCCGCGCTCACCGTCGCCCTGCTGGTCCCCCTCGGCTTCGGTCTCGGCGTGCTCGCCGCCCGCCACGAGGGAGGGCTGATCGACCGGCTGGTCAGCTCGGTGACGCTGGCCGTGTACGCGGTCCCCGAGTTCGCCCTCGGGGTGCTGCTGGTGACGGTCCTCGCCCTGAAGCTGGCCTGGCTGCCACCGACGGCGGTCGGCTACGGCACCGACCTGCTCGCCCATCCGGCGGCCCTGATCCTGCCGGTGCTGGTCCTGCTCTCCCGCCCGGTGTGCTCCCTGTCCCGCCTGGTGCGGGCCGGCATGGTCGACGCCCTCGCCTCCCCCTACGCCGCCCACGCCCGCCGCTACGGCGTCCCCGGCGCCCGCGTCCGCTACACCCACGCCCTGCCGAACGCCCTCGCCCCGGCCGCACAGCAACTCGCCCGCACCGTCGACTGGTTGCTGTGCGGGGTGATCGTGGTCGAGGCGCTCTTCGTGATCCCGGGACTGGGCACGGTCCTCCTCAACGCCGTGGCCGAACGCGACGTACCGGTGGTGCAGGGGCTCGCCGTGGTGTTCGGGGTGCTGACGGTCGTGCTCAACCTCGGGGCCGATCTGGTGGCCCATCGGCTCACGCCCCGTGCGGGGGTGGCCGCATGA
- a CDS encoding ABC transporter permease, which yields MRTHRRFALGLTVIAVPLVLALLGPLFTGDPGPRATSFTLGGGHWLGTDFVGRDVWQQVLLGGRTVVLTALAATALGYLVAVPVALVSALTRLRWLEELLMRPLDVLLAVPSLLLILLVASVLSPGAAGLALLVALVNVPDAARIVRAAAGEAAARPAVEALRMQGETWWRIAVGYVGRSALRTLAADAGIRLTGVLYLVSTAAFLGVGVAPDAADWAVMVDRNRTGLFVQPWAVVVPALLIVALTMGTNLLFDAALEKKAVLEKKAALEKKGRRR from the coding sequence ATGAGGACGCATCGCCGTTTCGCGCTCGGCCTCACCGTCATCGCCGTCCCCCTCGTACTCGCCCTCCTCGGACCGCTGTTCACCGGGGACCCCGGGCCCCGCGCCACGTCCTTCACCCTCGGCGGCGGCCACTGGCTCGGCACCGACTTCGTCGGCCGTGACGTGTGGCAGCAGGTCCTGCTGGGCGGCCGTACGGTCGTCCTCACCGCCCTCGCCGCCACCGCACTCGGCTACCTCGTCGCCGTCCCGGTCGCGCTCGTCAGTGCGCTCACCCGCCTGCGGTGGCTGGAGGAACTGCTGATGCGGCCGCTGGACGTGCTGCTCGCAGTGCCGTCGCTGCTGCTGATCCTGCTGGTGGCCTCCGTGCTCTCGCCGGGCGCCGCCGGGCTGGCGCTGCTCGTGGCCCTGGTGAACGTGCCCGACGCGGCCCGGATCGTGCGGGCGGCGGCGGGGGAGGCCGCGGCGCGCCCCGCTGTCGAGGCGCTGCGCATGCAGGGGGAGACCTGGTGGCGGATCGCCGTCGGCTACGTCGGCCGGTCGGCGCTGCGCACCCTCGCCGCCGACGCGGGCATCCGGCTGACCGGCGTGCTGTACCTGGTGTCGACGGCCGCGTTCCTCGGCGTCGGCGTCGCGCCGGACGCCGCCGACTGGGCGGTCATGGTCGACCGCAACCGCACCGGCCTGTTCGTGCAGCCCTGGGCCGTGGTGGTGCCCGCGCTGCTGATCGTGGCGCTGACGATGGGCACCAACCTGCTCTTCGACGCCGCGCTGGAGAAGAAGGCCGTCCTGGAGAAGAAGGCCGCCCTTGAGAAGAAAGGACGACGCCGGTGA
- a CDS encoding ABC transporter ATP-binding protein: protein MSRAEDAVVAEIRDLRVEIDGRALVDGVHVRVLPGKVTALVGASGSGKTTTGLALLGEYPPGARVTGEIRRTGDGPVGYVPQHPAAVLNPARRVGALLHDIARPQVRHLPRAERRAAARQLVLRALTDAQLPDGAPLLRRHPHQLSGGQQQRVVLAQALLLGARVIVADEPTTGQDALTKSRIVEQLAAVAARGIAVVLLSHDLDVVRALADEVLVMRAGRVVESGPVERLWAAPRHEWTRRLLDEQRAAQQGAQSAGSSQPVLEIRDLTAVHDRRTAVLHAPHLALHPGECLAVVGRSGSGKTTLARCLAGLHRDHDGEILLDGSPLPRSLRHRDRAQLAAVQYVFQDARAAFDEHRPVLQQVARTAVRLRGADERAATDEASATLNRLGLAADLTRRRPGELSGGELQRAALARALLARPRVLICDEVTSGLDTVTRRGILDVLAGLVGEGDDLSLVLITHDLDTARLAHRIAVLDAGELVEQGAAHRILTKPRHPFTISLMETTERLEAGAGPGIRG from the coding sequence GTGAGCCGGGCAGAGGATGCGGTGGTCGCCGAGATCCGCGACCTCCGCGTCGAGATCGACGGCCGCGCGCTCGTCGACGGCGTGCACGTGCGCGTGCTGCCCGGGAAGGTGACCGCCCTGGTCGGCGCCTCCGGCAGCGGCAAGACCACGACGGGCCTCGCACTGCTGGGGGAGTACCCGCCCGGCGCCCGCGTCACGGGCGAGATACGGCGCACCGGGGACGGCCCGGTGGGTTACGTCCCCCAGCACCCCGCCGCCGTCCTCAACCCGGCCCGCCGGGTCGGCGCGCTGCTGCACGACATCGCCCGCCCGCAGGTCCGTCACCTGCCCCGCGCCGAACGCCGTGCGGCAGCCCGCCAACTGGTCCTGCGCGCCCTGACTGACGCCCAACTGCCGGACGGCGCACCCCTGTTGCGTCGCCACCCCCACCAGCTCTCCGGCGGCCAGCAGCAACGCGTCGTCCTCGCCCAGGCCCTGCTGCTCGGCGCCCGCGTCATCGTCGCCGACGAACCCACCACCGGCCAGGACGCGTTGACCAAGAGCCGGATCGTCGAGCAGCTGGCGGCGGTGGCGGCACGCGGCATCGCGGTCGTCCTGCTCAGCCACGACCTGGACGTCGTACGCGCCCTCGCCGACGAGGTCCTCGTCATGCGCGCGGGCCGGGTCGTCGAGTCGGGCCCGGTGGAGCGGCTGTGGGCGGCGCCCCGGCACGAGTGGACGCGCCGACTGCTCGACGAGCAGCGTGCGGCCCAGCAGGGTGCGCAGAGCGCAGGTTCCAGCCAACCAGTCCTGGAAATACGGGACTTGACCGCCGTGCACGATCGCCGGACCGCCGTCCTGCACGCCCCGCACCTCGCTCTGCACCCCGGCGAGTGCCTGGCCGTGGTCGGCCGCTCCGGCAGCGGCAAGACCACGCTGGCCCGCTGCCTCGCCGGCCTCCACCGCGACCACGACGGCGAGATCCTGCTCGACGGCTCGCCGCTCCCGCGCAGCCTGCGCCACCGCGACCGCGCCCAACTGGCCGCCGTGCAGTACGTCTTCCAGGACGCCCGCGCCGCCTTCGACGAGCACCGGCCCGTGCTGCAGCAGGTGGCCCGTACGGCGGTACGGCTGCGCGGCGCCGATGAACGGGCGGCCACGGACGAGGCGTCGGCCACCCTGAACCGCCTCGGCCTGGCAGCGGACCTGACCCGCCGCCGCCCCGGCGAACTCTCCGGCGGCGAACTCCAGCGCGCCGCCCTCGCCCGTGCCCTGCTCGCCCGTCCCCGGGTGCTGATCTGCGACGAGGTCACCTCCGGTCTGGACACGGTCACCCGGCGCGGCATCCTCGACGTCCTCGCGGGCCTGGTCGGCGAGGGCGACGATCTGTCCCTCGTGCTCATCACCCACGACCTGGACACGGCACGCCTGGCGCACCGCATCGCCGTACTGGACGCGGGCGAACTGGTCGAACAGGGGGCGGCGCACCGGATCCTGACGAAGCCCCGGCATCCGTTCACGATCTCTCTCATGGAGACGACGGAGCGCCTGGAGGCGGGGGCCGGGCCGGGGATCCGCGGATGA
- a CDS encoding DUF2470 domain-containing protein, which produces MSAAPCPEPTPAERARSVLAAAGSLTVTTHGHRIELIGLHTVDAAARLLLHNPPDGHLAAELAVAPHGDLAALVEFTDIAPVSVRERVRARLTLGGWLSALGPKTLVFHPARAVLTEDDGTTTIGLGELTLASPDLLAAQEAEMLARLDAAHTDTVAPLARLLPAREQLGATGVRPLRLDRHGLVLRLEAADSHRDLRLPFAAPATHPGDAVRKIHALLAEATARPRRRRLPTRS; this is translated from the coding sequence ATGTCTGCTGCCCCCTGCCCTGAGCCGACGCCCGCCGAGCGTGCCCGCTCGGTGCTGGCGGCGGCCGGCTCGCTGACCGTCACCACGCACGGCCATCGCATCGAGCTGATCGGCCTGCACACCGTCGACGCCGCCGCGCGGCTGCTCCTGCACAACCCGCCGGACGGCCACCTGGCCGCCGAGCTCGCGGTGGCACCCCACGGTGACCTGGCCGCCTTGGTGGAGTTCACCGACATCGCCCCCGTCTCCGTGCGCGAACGGGTGCGCGCCCGGCTGACGCTGGGCGGCTGGCTCAGCGCGCTCGGCCCGAAGACCCTGGTGTTCCACCCGGCCCGGGCCGTGCTCACCGAGGACGACGGCACGACCACCATCGGCCTCGGCGAACTGACGCTCGCCTCCCCCGATCTGCTGGCCGCCCAGGAGGCGGAGATGCTGGCGCGGCTGGACGCGGCCCACACCGACACCGTGGCCCCGCTCGCCCGCCTGCTCCCGGCCCGGGAGCAGCTCGGCGCGACCGGCGTACGGCCGCTGCGGCTCGACCGGCACGGCCTGGTGCTGCGCCTGGAGGCGGCGGACTCCCACCGCGACCTCCGCCTGCCCTTCGCCGCCCCGGCCACCCACCCGGGAGACGCGGTACGCAAGATCCACGCCCTGCTCGCCGAGGCCACCGCCCGGCCACGCCGCCGACGCCTGCCGACCAGGTCGTAG
- a CDS encoding molybdopterin-dependent oxidoreductase: protein MARTPSSPPTPFSPAFWRSPLRGPWLTSVLGVVLLGGITVLFVTGLVSYAAYNPNLAPVNDKTPDKGILGFYLFSWPTSPHWLYRLNQGVHVTLGITLIPVLLAKLWSVVPKLFTLPPARSLAHALERISLLLLVGGALFEFVTGVLNVQLDYIFPGSFYALHFYGAWVFFAAFVVHAVLKTPMALRNLRNLRAEESELVSKSELVSPAPAEPTVSRRGALWFVGGGSLLLFGTTVGQNFDGALRRTALLAPHGGAEPGSGPGGFQINKTAAYAGIREADTNEEAWRLVIVGRDGRTVRLGRADLLDMPLHSAALPIACVEGWSTSDQWWRGVRLRDLAALVGHDEEPPDVLVESLQRRGAFRRAALRANQVADSRSLLALFVNGEDLTPDHGYPARIIVPAAPGVLNTKWVARMTFGDL from the coding sequence ATGGCACGGACTCCCTCCTCCCCTCCCACTCCCTTCTCTCCCGCCTTCTGGCGCAGCCCGCTGCGCGGCCCCTGGCTGACCTCGGTGCTCGGCGTCGTGCTGCTCGGCGGGATCACGGTGCTGTTCGTGACGGGGCTGGTGTCCTACGCCGCCTACAACCCGAACCTGGCGCCGGTGAACGACAAGACCCCGGACAAGGGGATCCTGGGCTTCTACCTCTTCTCCTGGCCCACCAGCCCGCACTGGCTGTACCGGCTCAACCAGGGCGTCCACGTCACGCTCGGCATCACGTTGATCCCCGTGCTCCTGGCCAAGCTGTGGTCGGTCGTACCGAAGCTCTTCACGCTGCCGCCCGCCCGCTCGCTCGCGCACGCCCTGGAGCGGATCTCGCTGCTGCTTCTCGTCGGGGGCGCCCTGTTCGAGTTCGTGACGGGCGTGCTCAACGTCCAGTTGGACTACATCTTCCCCGGCTCCTTCTACGCCCTGCACTTCTACGGGGCGTGGGTGTTCTTCGCCGCGTTCGTCGTGCACGCCGTGCTGAAGACGCCCATGGCGCTGCGGAATCTGCGGAATCTGCGGGCGGAGGAAAGCGAGTTGGTCTCGAAGAGCGAGTTGGTCTCCCCGGCTCCCGCCGAGCCGACCGTCTCCCGGCGCGGTGCGCTGTGGTTCGTCGGTGGCGGCTCGCTGCTGCTCTTCGGCACGACCGTCGGGCAGAACTTCGACGGGGCCCTGCGCCGGACCGCCCTCCTCGCCCCGCACGGCGGCGCCGAACCGGGCAGCGGGCCGGGCGGCTTCCAGATCAACAAGACGGCCGCGTACGCGGGGATCCGCGAGGCCGACACGAACGAGGAGGCGTGGCGGCTGGTGATCGTGGGGCGGGACGGGCGGACCGTCCGCCTCGGCCGGGCCGACCTGCTCGACATGCCCCTGCACAGCGCGGCGTTGCCCATCGCCTGCGTGGAGGGCTGGTCGACGTCCGACCAGTGGTGGCGCGGGGTACGGCTGCGGGACCTCGCGGCGCTGGTCGGCCACGACGAGGAGCCGCCCGACGTCCTTGTGGAGTCGCTGCAGCGGCGCGGTGCCTTCCGGCGGGCCGCCCTGCGCGCCAACCAGGTCGCCGACTCCCGTTCCCTGCTCGCCCTGTTCGTCAACGGCGAGGACCTGACCCCCGACCACGGTTACCCGGCGCGGATCATCGTGCCCGCCGCGCCCGGTGTGCTGAACACCAAGTGGGTGGCGCGGATGACGTTCGGAGACCTGTGA
- a CDS encoding bifunctional 2-polyprenyl-6-hydroxyphenol methylase/3-demethylubiquinol 3-O-methyltransferase UbiG produces the protein MSGLREATAAWITRRPAPTGTGTDADGTAGRSADRTWSADPYSHALRTGQGPLFLRRPDGWLLPLEVERWCADADAADLEVLRRCEGAVLDVGCGPGRLVAALGRQGRRVLGIDVSEAAVTRTVRLGGPALRRSVFDPLPGEGRWGTALLIDGNVGIGGDPAALLSRMTQLLAPGGLLIAETLLDLDLDERVQVHVTDARGATGTAFPWARLGTPALLRHAERAGWRAVDQWTAGGRSFAALRSRRHRSTSSTAEPPKSTAVISSQRAAKPSADRPVPEA, from the coding sequence ATGAGTGGCCTGCGGGAGGCCACGGCGGCGTGGATCACCCGCCGGCCCGCCCCGACCGGCACCGGCACGGACGCCGACGGCACCGCGGGACGGTCCGCCGACCGCACATGGTCCGCCGACCCGTACTCCCACGCCCTTCGCACCGGCCAGGGCCCCCTTTTCCTGCGCCGCCCCGACGGCTGGCTGCTGCCGCTCGAAGTGGAGCGGTGGTGCGCGGACGCCGACGCGGCGGATCTGGAGGTGCTGCGGCGCTGTGAGGGTGCGGTGCTGGACGTCGGCTGCGGGCCGGGGAGGCTGGTGGCGGCATTGGGCCGGCAGGGACGCCGCGTGCTCGGCATCGACGTCAGCGAGGCCGCCGTCACCCGCACCGTGCGGCTCGGTGGCCCGGCGTTGCGCCGCTCCGTCTTCGACCCGCTCCCCGGCGAGGGCCGCTGGGGCACCGCCCTCCTCATCGACGGCAACGTCGGCATCGGCGGCGACCCGGCCGCCCTGCTCTCCCGGATGACACAACTCCTCGCCCCGGGCGGCCTGTTGATCGCCGAGACGTTGCTGGACCTGGACCTCGACGAACGGGTCCAGGTCCACGTCACCGATGCCCGCGGCGCCACCGGCACCGCCTTCCCCTGGGCCCGGCTCGGCACGCCCGCCCTGCTGCGGCACGCGGAGCGCGCCGGCTGGCGGGCCGTCGATCAGTGGACGGCCGGCGGCCGCTCCTTCGCCGCCCTGCGCAGTCGTCGCCACCGCAGCACGAGCAGCACCGCCGAGCCGCCGAAGAGCACGGCGGTGATCAGCAGCCAGCGGGCCGCGAAGCCGTCGGCGGACAGGCCGGTGCCGGAGGCGTAG
- a CDS encoding DUF2064 domain-containing protein, whose translation MTTLLVIAKEPRPGRVKTRLTPPFTPKEAAALAEAALADTLDAVARTPARRRVLVLDGAPGPWLPPGFEVVQQCAGGLDERLAAAFAGCDGPALLIGMDTPQVTPDLLTVDWDGCDACFGPAEDGGFWALGLAEPDPVRLRGVPMSTPRTGAVQRARLADLRVRDLPCLRDVDTAYDADLVAKATPGSRFATTLAHLAPAADR comes from the coding sequence GTGACCACCCTCCTCGTCATCGCCAAGGAGCCCCGGCCGGGCCGGGTGAAGACCAGGCTGACGCCGCCCTTCACGCCCAAGGAGGCGGCCGCGCTCGCGGAGGCGGCCCTCGCGGACACGCTGGACGCCGTGGCGCGCACGCCCGCACGGCGCCGGGTGCTGGTCCTGGACGGGGCGCCGGGCCCTTGGTTGCCGCCCGGCTTCGAGGTCGTACAGCAGTGCGCGGGCGGTCTCGACGAACGGCTGGCGGCCGCCTTCGCGGGCTGCGACGGCCCGGCGCTGCTCATCGGCATGGACACCCCGCAGGTGACGCCGGATCTGCTGACGGTGGACTGGGACGGCTGCGACGCCTGCTTCGGCCCCGCCGAGGACGGCGGCTTCTGGGCCCTGGGGCTGGCCGAACCGGACCCGGTGCGGCTGCGGGGCGTACCGATGTCGACGCCGCGGACCGGCGCCGTACAGCGCGCCCGCCTCGCGGACCTGCGGGTGCGCGACCTGCCGTGCCTACGGGACGTCGACACGGCGTACGACGCCGACCTGGTCGCCAAGGCGACCCCGGGCAGCCGGTTCGCGACGACGCTGGCGCACCTCGCCCCGGCGGCGGACCGATGA
- a CDS encoding glycosyltransferase family 2 protein, producing MKAVTTPSATASEPCTASVDVVLPCLDEAEALPWVLERIPPGWRALVVDNGSTDGSAAVARALGATVVHEERRGFGAACHAGLSAATADIVCFCDCDASLDPGGLVPFVRRIAADEADLVLGRRRPRARGAWPPHARVGNLALARLLRRRTGLRLHDLGPLRAARREQLLALDLTDRRSGYPLQMVVRAADAGWRIAEYDVPYLPRTGASKVTGTWRGTWQAVRDMSRVLAEDGGRAGADVEPESGPGPGPGPGPGPGPTESPDARPGTPAQKGTRP from the coding sequence GTGAAAGCCGTGACGACCCCCTCCGCAACAGCGAGTGAACCTTGCACGGCGTCCGTCGACGTCGTGCTTCCCTGTCTCGACGAGGCCGAGGCGCTGCCCTGGGTCCTGGAGCGCATCCCGCCCGGCTGGCGGGCCCTCGTCGTGGACAACGGCTCCACGGACGGCTCGGCCGCCGTCGCCCGCGCGCTCGGCGCGACCGTCGTGCACGAGGAGCGACGCGGTTTCGGCGCCGCCTGCCACGCGGGGCTGAGCGCCGCCACGGCCGACATCGTCTGCTTCTGCGACTGCGACGCCTCGCTCGACCCGGGCGGCCTGGTGCCCTTCGTACGGCGGATCGCGGCGGACGAGGCCGACCTCGTCCTGGGCCGGCGTCGCCCCCGGGCCCGCGGGGCCTGGCCGCCGCACGCCCGCGTCGGCAACCTCGCCCTCGCCCGCCTCCTCCGCCGCCGCACCGGCCTGCGCCTGCACGACCTCGGACCCCTGCGGGCCGCCCGCCGCGAGCAGTTGCTCGCCCTGGACCTGACGGACCGGCGCAGCGGCTACCCGCTCCAGATGGTCGTCCGCGCCGCCGACGCGGGCTGGCGCATCGCCGAGTACGACGTGCCGTACCTGCCGCGCACGGGTGCGTCGAAGGTGACGGGGACCTGGCGGGGGACGTGGCAGGCGGTGCGGGACATGAGCCGGGTGCTGGCGGAGGACGGAGGGCGGGCCGGGGCCGATGTCGAGCCCGAATCCGGACCTGGACCTGGACCTGGACCTGGACCTGGACCTGGCCCCACCGAAAGCCCCGACGCCCGACCGGGCACCCCCGCGCAGAAGGGAACCCGCCCGTGA
- a CDS encoding response regulator transcription factor: protein MEQQQPYPQAGARVLVVDDDPTVAEIVSGYLDRAGYVVDRAGDGPDALARAAAHWPDLVVLDLMLPGMDGLEVCRRMRGQGPVPVIMLTARGDEDDRILGLEVGADDYVTKPFSPRELVLRVESVLRRTRPAEPSKTLRAAGLSVDPAARRAVKDGSELALTIREFDLLAFFLRHPGRVYSREDLMREVWGWDFGDLSTVTVHVRRLRGKVEDDPARPRLIQTVWGVGYRFDATGSTASAPDGEV, encoded by the coding sequence ATGGAGCAGCAACAGCCGTACCCGCAGGCCGGGGCCAGGGTTCTCGTGGTCGACGACGACCCCACCGTCGCCGAGATCGTCTCCGGGTACCTCGACCGCGCCGGATACGTCGTGGACCGCGCGGGCGACGGCCCCGACGCCCTCGCCCGGGCCGCCGCGCACTGGCCCGACCTCGTCGTCCTCGACCTGATGCTGCCCGGCATGGACGGCCTGGAGGTGTGCCGCCGGATGCGCGGCCAGGGACCCGTGCCGGTCATCATGCTCACCGCGCGCGGCGACGAGGACGACCGCATCCTCGGCCTGGAGGTCGGTGCCGACGACTACGTCACCAAGCCCTTCAGTCCCCGCGAACTCGTCCTGCGCGTCGAGTCCGTGCTGCGCCGCACCCGGCCCGCCGAGCCGTCCAAGACCTTGCGCGCCGCGGGCCTCTCGGTCGACCCGGCGGCCCGCCGCGCCGTCAAGGACGGCAGCGAACTCGCCCTCACCATCCGCGAGTTCGACCTCCTCGCCTTCTTCCTGCGCCACCCCGGCCGGGTCTACAGCCGTGAGGACCTGATGCGCGAGGTGTGGGGCTGGGACTTCGGCGACCTGTCGACCGTCACCGTCCACGTCCGCCGCCTGCGCGGCAAGGTGGAGGACGACCCGGCCAGGCCCCGGCTCATCCAGACCGTGTGGGGCGTCGGCTACCGCTTCGACGCGACCGGCAGCACCGCTTCCGCTCCCGACGGCGAGGTGTGA
- a CDS encoding sensor histidine kinase KdpD — translation MRDTLLIALFAFLGAAAAGLVGACVLLLIRRRSLIAHLAVVAGVAVTAMLAGTLAVAQAMFLSGHDLSVVTTVVAMAAVVSLATALLLGRWVADRSHALALAARSFGDGGDFTSPDGPATAELAALSRELEATSARLAESRERERALESSRRELVAWISHDLRTPLAGLRAMAEALEDGVAADPDRYLKQIRMEVERLNGMVGDLFELSRIHAGTLTLSLARMSLYDLVGDALSGADALAREHGVRLVGDGVEPVPVRVDGKEMSRVLGNLLVNAIRRTPADGTVAVAAERVPEGVMLSVTDSCGGIPEEDLPRVFDTGWRGTHARTPPAGAGLGLAIVRGIVEAHDGRATVRNVPGGCRFEVVLPAAAS, via the coding sequence ATGCGCGACACCCTCCTCATCGCCCTCTTCGCCTTCCTCGGCGCCGCCGCGGCCGGCCTGGTCGGCGCCTGCGTGCTCCTGCTGATCCGGCGCCGCTCGCTCATCGCCCACCTCGCCGTGGTCGCCGGCGTCGCCGTCACCGCGATGCTCGCCGGCACACTCGCCGTCGCGCAGGCGATGTTCCTGTCCGGACACGACCTGAGCGTCGTCACGACCGTCGTCGCCATGGCCGCCGTGGTCTCGCTCGCCACCGCCCTGCTGCTCGGCCGCTGGGTCGCCGACCGCAGCCACGCCCTCGCGCTCGCCGCCCGCTCCTTCGGCGACGGCGGCGACTTCACCTCGCCCGACGGCCCCGCCACCGCCGAACTCGCCGCGCTGAGCCGCGAGTTGGAGGCGACCAGCGCCAGACTCGCCGAGTCCCGCGAGCGCGAACGCGCCCTGGAGTCCTCGCGGCGTGAACTCGTCGCCTGGATCTCCCACGATCTGCGCACCCCGCTGGCCGGCCTGCGCGCGATGGCGGAGGCCCTGGAGGACGGGGTGGCCGCCGACCCCGACCGCTACCTCAAGCAGATCCGCATGGAGGTCGAGCGCCTCAACGGCATGGTCGGCGACCTCTTCGAGCTGTCCCGTATCCACGCCGGCACCCTGACGCTCTCGCTCGCCCGGATGTCCCTGTACGACCTCGTCGGCGACGCCCTCTCGGGCGCGGACGCGCTGGCCCGCGAACACGGGGTCCGGCTCGTCGGCGACGGGGTCGAACCGGTGCCGGTGCGGGTGGACGGCAAGGAGATGAGCCGGGTGCTGGGCAACCTGCTGGTCAACGCCATCCGGCGCACCCCGGCCGATGGCACGGTCGCCGTCGCCGCCGAACGCGTCCCCGAGGGCGTGATGCTGTCCGTCACGGACAGCTGCGGCGGGATCCCCGAGGAGGACCTGCCCCGCGTCTTCGACACCGGCTGGCGCGGCACCCACGCCCGCACACCCCCGGCCGGCGCGGGGCTCGGCCTCGCCATCGTGCGGGGCATCGTCGAGGCGCACGACGGGCGGGCCACGGTACGGAACGTCCCCGGTGGCTGCCGCTTCGAGGTGGTGCTGCCCGCTGCCGCTTCCTGA
- a CDS encoding NAD(P)-dependent oxidoreductase — MRVLVTGGAGFIGSHVVEALTAHGHEPVVYDVRAAPEADVRNPSTVRDALSGVDAVCHQAAMVGLGVGFRDAAEYVSRNDLGTAVLLTAMADTGVRRLVLAGSMVVYGEGRYACARHGVVRPGPRAVADLDAGRFEPACPVCGAALAPGLVAEDAPVDPRNVYATTKLAQEHLAAAWARATGGTAVSLRYHNVYGPGMPRDTPYAGVASFFRSALARGAAPRVFEDGRQRRDFVHVRDVAAANVVALEAGSAALPEGALTAYNTGSGDPHTVGEMARALAAAYGGPEPVVTGEYRLGDVRHITADSSRLRAELGWKPETGFAQGMREFADAGSRGA; from the coding sequence ATGCGTGTACTGGTCACCGGCGGTGCCGGGTTCATCGGATCCCATGTCGTCGAGGCGCTCACCGCGCACGGGCACGAGCCCGTGGTGTACGACGTCCGCGCCGCCCCCGAAGCGGACGTACGCAACCCCTCCACCGTCCGCGACGCCCTGAGCGGCGTCGACGCGGTGTGCCACCAGGCCGCGATGGTCGGCCTCGGCGTCGGCTTCCGCGACGCCGCGGAGTACGTCTCCCGCAACGACCTCGGCACGGCCGTACTGCTCACCGCCATGGCCGACACGGGTGTACGGCGGCTGGTGCTGGCCGGGTCGATGGTGGTGTACGGGGAGGGGCGGTACGCGTGCGCACGGCACGGCGTCGTACGGCCGGGCCCGCGCGCCGTCGCCGACCTGGACGCGGGGCGCTTCGAGCCTGCCTGCCCGGTGTGCGGCGCCGCCCTCGCGCCCGGCCTGGTGGCGGAGGACGCCCCGGTCGATCCCCGCAACGTGTACGCGACGACCAAGCTCGCCCAGGAGCACCTGGCGGCGGCATGGGCGCGCGCGACGGGCGGCACGGCGGTGTCGCTGCGCTACCACAACGTCTACGGTCCGGGCATGCCCCGCGACACCCCCTACGCCGGGGTCGCCTCCTTCTTCCGCTCGGCACTCGCACGCGGTGCGGCCCCGCGGGTCTTCGAGGACGGCCGCCAGCGCCGGGACTTCGTCCACGTACGGGATGTGGCCGCCGCCAACGTGGTCGCGCTGGAGGCGGGTTCGGCAGCCCTGCCGGAGGGCGCGCTCACGGCGTACAACACCGGCAGCGGCGACCCGCACACCGTCGGCGAGATGGCACGGGCGCTCGCGGCGGCGTACGGCGGGCCCGAACCGGTGGTGACCGGGGAGTACCGGCTGGGCGACGTGCGGCACATCACGGCGGACTCCTCGCGGCTGCGGGCGGAGTTGGGGTGGAAGCCCGAGACGGGGTTCGCGCAGGGGATGCGGGAGTTCGCGGACGCCGGATCGCGGGGGGCGTAG